The Nostoc sp. 'Lobaria pulmonaria (5183) cyanobiont' genome window below encodes:
- a CDS encoding VOC family protein has product MSTHPQIDQQITFVYTHNLNAATEFYEQKLGFELWLDQVTCRIYTVSGSGYLGLCQASETSAPPTDKQSSIIFTLVTQQVDEWFKYLKERGVEFKKPPTLNEKYNIYHCFFRDPDGYLIEIQRFETNDKKKDITK; this is encoded by the coding sequence ATGTCTACTCATCCGCAAATAGACCAGCAAATTACCTTCGTTTACACCCATAATCTCAATGCAGCTACAGAATTCTACGAACAAAAGCTAGGTTTTGAGTTGTGGCTTGACCAAGTAACCTGTCGAATTTATACTGTTAGTGGTTCTGGATACTTAGGATTGTGCCAAGCAAGCGAAACATCGGCTCCTCCAACCGACAAGCAATCAAGTATTATTTTTACCCTAGTAACACAGCAGGTGGATGAATGGTTTAAATATCTCAAAGAACGTGGCGTCGAATTTAAAAAGCCACCGACACTAAATGAAAAGTACAACATTTATCATTGCTTTTTCCGCGATCCTGATGGTTATTTGATTGAAATTCAACGTTTCGAGACTAACGACAAGAAAAAAGACATAACCAAATAA
- a CDS encoding lecithin retinol acyltransferase family protein, with product MANGDHIYVSLWTNGNPFTHHGIDCGDGTVIHYDGQRICLVSKNAFAEGKTIHIKEYGKCDADEIIVQRAKTRLREDKYCPASNNCEHFAFYCKTGKHKSDQVNKVAAVGGGVVAGGAISFGTKVAIKAAVETAKNSINPISKVLINVGIKQAPTVAGRVAGGIAGVGGLVSGVATDLVVSKVLEDDENLSEHEREARKNGRDAGKIGAIAGGLAGGPAAAMVGGGAAIAVGVAAPAVLGIGVALGVYHFGKKNKK from the coding sequence ATGGCTAACGGGGATCATATCTACGTCAGTCTTTGGACTAATGGCAATCCTTTTACTCATCATGGAATTGATTGTGGTGATGGAACTGTCATTCATTATGATGGGCAAAGAATTTGTTTAGTTTCTAAGAATGCATTTGCCGAAGGGAAGACAATTCATATAAAGGAATATGGAAAGTGTGATGCAGATGAAATTATAGTCCAAAGGGCAAAAACCAGATTACGTGAGGACAAATATTGTCCTGCTTCTAACAACTGTGAGCATTTTGCCTTTTATTGCAAAACAGGGAAGCATAAAAGTGACCAAGTGAATAAGGTTGCAGCCGTTGGAGGAGGTGTAGTGGCTGGGGGTGCTATTAGTTTTGGTACAAAGGTTGCAATTAAGGCAGCAGTGGAAACTGCAAAGAACTCTATAAACCCGATATCAAAAGTTTTAATAAATGTAGGAATTAAACAAGCTCCTACGGTTGCTGGTCGTGTTGCAGGGGGTATAGCAGGTGTAGGAGGTTTAGTAAGTGGTGTAGCGACTGATTTGGTAGTTAGTAAAGTTTTAGAAGATGATGAAAACTTATCTGAACATGAACGTGAAGCTAGAAAAAATGGTAGAGATGCAGGAAAAATCGGAGCAATAGCTGGAGGATTGGCCGGAGGCCCTGCTGCTGCTATGGTAGGAGGAGGTGCTGCTATTGCTGTTGGCGTTGCTGCTCCTGCTGTATTAGGAATAGGGGTTGCTTTAGGAGTCTATCACTTCGGGAAAAAAAACAAAAAATAG